The nucleotide sequence GgtatagtgccagctgtggtccgatccccTTAGAACTttacatgcttgtttagaatcacctgttgcatatACTCAGCAGCTTTTGtgaagtttttagtttttctttaggctttataggattttgggtaaattggGGCAGGCCCTTTTCTAAACGAgcccattatagcttcccaaagggtaaatttcaacattttttgataattattgtcctagagagtccagagagttgtactgcagtgttttttttttctagattgagcgaaaaaaacctaagactagttcacaaaagtagtttttttacatcttcttagtcatttaacaaacgatttgattgacagcagtggttctagaggcaaagttgtctggaatgaAGAGTTCTGTTGTATGCTAGGAATATTTTGCATATGTGCGAAAAACCGTGTGACGTTTACGCCCTTGCAAAAGGTGATATTGCCCCCATTTgccaatttctttaaaatttcccTCAAACCTTTGgggctgtgagtcaaacaggcccatagagtttcgttccgattagcctccgttaaccttgtcaaACAGGTGCTTGTTTTGGCGCCCCTTTGTGACAGCGAGTCAAAAGTTTCAATGCATCCTTCAGAGTCGAAActtttatttgataattattgatattcactttcCAGATAATCTTTccgcactggtttggttccgatcaggcaaaaaatctaggactagtttgcaaaagtaggtttttcaaaaaatccaaaatacccggAAATTTAACTCATGATTGAATCTGAGGCATGCCAACGACATAAGGCACTTGAGCTTGCAactgacagtttaggagttataaGCGATTTTGCACTCTTGtttgctgtagcgcccccatcaggccgattggggcgagctTTGGTCACGTTGTTgctggtgtgagtactaccatccctccaagtttcaagtctctacgacttacggtttagtctgcacgatcagttttaagTGGAGATCGcagatccgtgaccattctaacaattacaataggatTTCAGCACTACAtccttgaacccctaataaaaacatgcagtaaacagtaaaactgtttgcactacaaaccaatgtgtctataattaaaataatacattaaaataatatggtaagacacaccaatttgcaatatcaagcagcaaaactagctgttttgtacagctaaaatagctggacacagatgagactggaagccagacccataaagtttacaaatggccgtgcctgctcttacaggaagaaaaaggtggatgaaatgttataaattggcatgtcacaccacaggacatTGCAATCACTGCTTGAAATGTCACGTCAGCTTTCCAGATGCAGTGATCTATAATTGTTGTGCTCTTTGATCAATACAGAGTTGATTATGAGCGTATTAAAGCAGTGGGCCCTGATAGAGCTGCTGCCGAGTGGCTCCTGCGATGTGGTGCAAAGGTTCGGTTCCGTGGTTTCGACCGCTGGCAGCACGACTACAACGGACTCCCAACTGGGCCGTTCGGCCGGTACCGGATAGAAGCTATTGATGCCACAGAGTCCTGTATCATGTATCGTGGTTTTGATCATCTTGGTGAGTGATCGATTAAACACATAAACACCCTTCTCATTGCCCTGACCCGCTTATGCTTGTGTAACAGAATTATCTTTTAACCTTTAGCATTGTGACATTACCGATGcaaatttaatgaaatcatCAGTGAATGGAGAAGGTCGAACACCTGCTTTAATCTTAAGATCTCTTACTCCATTTGCTTCAGCAAAACAGTcttgcattatttattaaattagacCCCAGAGAGGGAAAGTTTGTGAGGATGTTACCGTGTGTGTGAGATGCGCTGAGACACTGAGACACCGTGACACCGTGTGTGTGTCACAGGTGAGGATGAGACACTGTCTGTGTGTCACAGGTGAGGATGAGAGGTTCAGCTGTGGGGAAAAAGTGACGTAAAGCTAAGGGGTGTTTTACACAGACAGATACAATGCAGTCCTCTCTCTTttttcactcacacacactgtcTTCACACATCTAGTTTTACTATGCGGTACACTACATTATACATTTCTACACTTACtgtccttaaagggatagttcacccaaaatgaaaattttgtcattaattcttaccctcatgttgttccaaacctgtgagtTTCGTTCTTATtttgaaaagaataaaaaaagatagaatttgtgggacctaaagggtttttctgaagaacagcaggcagtttaactgttcaggacaaacaagggacccatgagcaactatcactaaacaaaaaaaaaaacacagctgtggatcattcaggtaacaacacggtattaagaatcaagtgtatgtaaacttttgaacagggtcattttaataaattcaactgttattttctgttgtggactatatgtaaacaacttccatgtgaaatatcttaggtcagtactaaataaaaaaataacttgcattttgtatgatccctcttgttttggtaaaataatttacattttgcagattctgcaagtaaAGTATGTATGATTCTGTATGTAAAGTTtgatgccctggagctcacatctctgaaAACGTTGAAGCAAATTTTCACATAGACGTtgtctttattaacaaactgcatattcaAAGTCAAAACAACTACATTCTCtcctaaaaactcttaaaactacatccgtgacacaaaaacagtattatttaaaaaattatagtggatttgggtgtCCGCCATGACGCTCGTTGTGAGAAACACAGCAAGCAgagtgatacaaacggtgaaGCTATTGGAGTTCTGATATTAATAGAATATCTAgtaattaatatgaatatatagaaaaggtcaaaaaatatattgattatttACCAAATGCACCAGAATTGTTGGTACTTACACacctttgtttttgtgtttagagGGACTCGAGCATGTAGAGGAAATCAGGttcaataaatgtatttatatagaaGACACCTGCTTGGAGCGTTTGAGTCAAATAAAGACGCTGCAGGACAGTTTGAAGAACATGACGATAGTTTCCTGTGGCAACGTGACAGATAAAGGAATTATCGCTCTTCATCATCTCAGGTATGACAACAGcatcttttatttcagattagcTTAGTATTGCCTATAACTTTGTGTGTATGCCATATGGGCATAGTAATTGGATGATGTTGTTCATCTCAAATGACCAAATATTGGAGAATTAATCAGCCAGGTCTGTGATTCCCagaatttactcatcctcaggccatcaaagatgtagatgtttcttcatcagaacagatttggatgAATTTAGCATTACTtgttcaccagtggatcctctgcagtgaatgggtgctgtcagaatgagagtccaaacaactgataaaaacaccacaataatccacacaaccAACAATTAATTTATCCTTAAGTAAGTCTTGTAAAccaaaaagtaaaaagtttttatcagctgtttggactctcattctgacagcacccattcattCCAGAGATCCatttgtgagcaagtgatataatgctaaaaatttctccaaatctgttctgatgaagataAAAACTCATCATGGATGGCCTGATGGTGAGTAAAGtatcagcaaattttaatttttgggtgaactattcttttaagttGATCATAGAGCccactgctgctgaaaattttaaTGATCTACTACTAAGTGCAGCCCTGGCTGATACTGGTTTGTTACTAATCAGTGTCTTCCACTACTAAAATCATAAGTGTTACctctgattgtgtgtgtgtatattaggAACCTAGAGTGGCTGCTTCTCAGTGATCTGCCTGGTGTAAAAGATAAAG is from Labeo rohita strain BAU-BD-2019 chromosome 13, IGBB_LRoh.1.0, whole genome shotgun sequence and encodes:
- the dmac2l gene encoding ATP synthase subunit s, mitochondrial → MRLFTWSARRILSAHKQPSGGSREFWGWLNAVFNKVDYERIKAVGPDRAAAEWLLRCGAKVRFRGFDRWQHDYNGLPTGPFGRYRIEAIDATESCIMYRGFDHLEGLEHVEEIRFNKCIYIEDTCLERLSQIKTLQDSLKNMTIVSCGNVTDKGIIALHHLRNLEWLLLSDLPGVKDKDQTVDRLQTALPRLTIELDLV